The Lachnospiraceae bacterium KM106-2 nucleotide sequence GTTCGCTTAGAATATAGTTGCCGGGAGAACATTGAAAGGCAGCGTGAAAGTTTCGATTGATCTGCCTTAAGCTAAGGTTTGATATGGCAGATAACTGAGAAAGGGTGATTGGTTCATGTAAATGATTTGAGATATAGTGGATACAATCCCTTGTTGGCTCGTTTAACGTAAGATACTCATTATGATTTTTTTTAAAACGAGTAAATGACAAAATAGCATAGCGATAAAGACGATTTAGTTCGTTTACAGTCTTTAAAGAGGAGAGCAGTTGTAAATAAGGGATTAAAAGAGAACATATTCTATCTTGATCCATTCCTTGCATCGAGAGTAAATAGGCAATGGTATGAAGAGAGTTAGTCATAGAGATTCTTCGATTGTCAATTGGATTTTTGGAATAGATCGAGAGCATATTGGATGATTCATAATCTAATTCATGGGTGACTGCATCGAGGTCACCATTAAGAACAAGCTTGTAGAGTGTATCATTTTTTTTGAATTTCATTAGGCAGGATTGCTGTATGGAATGGTCGAGGTCAATGGATGTGGGAGAGAACTGCCTTAAAAAGTCTGAATATTGATTACTTTCAAAAAGAAATTTTTGAGAAATACCTGTATTTGACATATTTGTAATTTTCTCCTTATTTTATTATGAGTATTATATCGATTTAAAAAGAATCTTGCAACTATTTAGCAGTATTTGTTGTGAAAATGAAGTTTTTATGGTAAAATAGTTTATATAATAATTTTGGGAGCGTTCAATGGTAGATTTTAAATTTAATTGGCAAGAAGAATTAGAAGTTGATTTTCCAGATATAAATGAACAGCATAAAGAATTGTTTCGTATCGGAAGAGACATGGAACAATTATTGATCAGATATTGTATTGGAGTTCAAACATCAGAATTATTAGAGATAGTTGGAGATTTACGAAATTTCGTCTCTTATCATTTTTACTTTGAAGAAGAGATTATGTTAGCTGCAGGTTATGAGGACTTTGAGAATCATAAAAAGGGACATGATGATTTTTTAAATAAGATTAATTCTATCGATCTCCCTTCCTTAGCAAGTAATCCATACATAGGTATCAATAAAATTAGGGATGATTTGGTTGATTATGTCTTCCAACATATGATGTGTGATGATGTGAAGATGGTAGATGCCGTTATCAAGAAGGCAGAATAATAAAAGAAGAGAAGATTGTTTATGCAATCTTCTCTTCTTTTATTATTCACTGATCTTAAGATTTTTCGTCTTGAGTCGGTGATAGACGTTCATTCGTAATAATGTATAGAAGATGGAGAAGAGTGGAATAAAGATCAACATTCCGATGATTCCCATTAAACTACCACCTAAGGTAACTGCTACGATTACCCACATGGAAGGAAGACCGACAGATCCGCCAACGATATGAGGATAGATGAACATACTATCAAATTGCTGTACGACAGCAAATACTAGTAGGAATAATAGTGCCTGCCAAGGGTTCACCATAAGGATCAAAAATGCAGACGTATAACTTGAAATATAAGATCCAAAGATAGGGATCAATGACATCAATGCGATGAAAACACTGATCAATAGTGCATATGGAAACTGTAATAAATTAAGGACTACAAAAAATAAACCACCGATGATCAAGGCTTCCGTACATTGACCGGAAATAAAGTTGGAAAAAGTTCGATTTGTTAATCGGCAGAAAGAACAAAAATGAGTTGCATGTTTTTCTTTTAAATAGGCAAATAAAACTTGTTTTCCTTGTCGTTTGAGACTTTCTTTTTGAACAAGAAGGTAAACAGAAAAGATGAATCCAATGAAGAATTTCATCAAGCCATTTACGATATTTCCGATGATATCAATACCAGAAAGGACAATACCATTTGCAATGTTCTGGAAGAAATGAATAGCTTCACGTCCTGCTTTAGCCCAATCGATATCAAGTTTATTAATAAAATCTCGGATGGCAGGATACTCTTTGGCTAAGTGATTGATCCTATTATTAATATCTTCAGCATAGTCTGGGATTGCTTTCATGATTCCGGAGAGTGTATTAATGATCTCTGGGACGATCAATACAGATACAACAAAGAGTAAAGTAAAAATAAAAATAAATGTGATCAGAATACTGATGGGACGGCTGTGCTTCCCGATAAAATTCTTTTTACAATATTTTTGCAGCTTATTCTCAACGATGCGCATTGGAATATTTACAACAAATGCGATGCAGGCACCGAGGATAAATGGACCAAGGAGACGAATAATATATTGAAAAAGATTAAGGATGACCTCTATGTTAAGTAATCCGACAAGCAGACATACCGTAAACGTTATGTAGAATAACGTTTTCTTCATATCATTTGTGTTAATTGAATTGTTTTTGTTCATAGTAACTCCTTTGTTATTTAAATAGGAATATTATAACAAAAAAATAGATAAAGAACAATAAACAGAATTGTTATTTATCAAATAATGAGATATAATTTATTTTAGCTACGTATCATTTTATATTTTGGAGGATAGCGATGGATTATAGAGATCATAATTTCAATAGAAATAATAGAAATAATTTAGGAGACCAGATTCATAATACGGTTCAGGATGCGTTAGATTCTATGAATTTTGAGAGACTGAATCGCGATATAAGTGACTCAGTCTCTCGTGCCATAAATGAGGCGAAACGTTGTCTGAATGGGAATGACCCATATCAGAATTCGGGTGAAAATCCATATCGAGAGAATGGACATAGGAACGATGATCGTCAGTATCAAGCAGAAAATGGAGCTGATAGAAATCCTTGGAATCGGAGTTTTCGTTATGGAGGATTCCGATATCCACCAAGGAACAATAAAGTGAGACAAGTTGCTCCTTATACATTAAGCAGCCCACCAGGAAGAGTTTCCAGTGTTCTATGTTTAGTCTTTGGTTACGTAGGGGCAGCTAGCTTTGGAATCGCAACCTTTGTCTTAGCTCTCTTAGCAGGATTATCGATTGCTTCTAGTGTATTAGGAACGATCGCAGGTGCATTGCTCCCATTCTTCGTTCTTTCCGTTGGACTGATCTTTAGAGGAAATACTTTATCGAAGCGTGTGAAACGGTATCGTCAATATTGCTCTGTTCTTGGGAAAAATACTTTCTGTGACTTAAAAGAATTTGAACAACAGGTTGGAAAGTCACACAAGTTTGTTGTAAAAGATATCAGAATGATGATCCATAAGGGAATGTTCCCCCAGGGACATTTAGATGATAAAGCTTCCTGTTTCATGTTAAATCATGAGACATATGAGCAATATTTACAAACGAAAGAACGTTTTGAAGAACATGTAAAAGAGAAACAAGAGCAAGAAGAGAATGAAAAGAAGAAAGAGGAGATGTCTGAATTAGAGCGTACCATAGAAGAAGGAAGACGCTATATTACAGAGATCAAATTGGCCAATGATAAGATCCCGGGAGAGGAAATATCAAGAAAGCTTGCACGTTTAGAGGAAGTCATTCGTAAGATTTTTGATTGTGTGAAAGAGCATCCAGAACAACTACCAGAGTTAAGAAAGTTCATGGACTATTATCTTCCTACGACGTTAAAGTTAGTTAAGGCATATGAGGACTTTGATTCTCAGCCAATTCAAGGCGAAAATATTAAAAAGGGAAAAGAGGAGATCGGTAAGACGTTAGATACGATCAATACTGCCTTTGAGACCCTATTAGATAGTTTATATGAAAGTACTACCATGGAAGTCTCTTCGGATATTTCCGTATTAAAGACATTACTTGCAGGTGATGGATTAACGAAAAAAGATTTTAAAGTGAAATAAATCAATATCAGGAGGATACGATGATGGAAGATATGAAAGATATGATAGGCCAAGCACCAACGTTAACATTTGAACCGTTTGCTGATACGAAAGAAGAAGTTGCCGTACAGCAAGAACAGCAAGCGCCTGTTTTTGACGAAAGCAGCTTAACGGCGGAAGAACAGCAAATGGTATCTGATTTCGCATCTCAGATTGAATTAACAAATTCCAATGTGATATTACAATATGGTGCAGGAGCACAAAAAAAGATTGCAGACTTTAGTGAGAATGCATTAAATAAAGTGAAGACAAAAGACCTTGGAGAAGTTGGAGATATGCTTTCCGGCGTGGTAACGGAGCTTAAGAGTTTTGATATCGAAGAGGAAGAAAAAGGAGGATTTTTAGGTTTCTTCAAGAAGAAAGCGAATAAAGTAACCGCATTGAAAGCAAAATATGCTAAGGCAGAAGTGAATGTAACGAATATTACAAAGGCATTAGAAAGCCATCAGATCCAATTATTAAAAGATGTTGCTATGATGGATCAAATGTACGAACTAAATAAAACGTATTTTAAAGAGTTAAATATGTACATTATAGCAGGAAAGAAAAAATTAGAGCAAGTTCAGACAACGGAACTTCCAAGATTACAGCAGCAGGCACAGGCAACTGGATTACCAGAAGATGCGCAGGCAGCAAATGATCTTGCAGGACTTTGCAACCGTTTTGAGAAAAAGATCCATGATCTTGAACTTACTAGAATGATCTCGATCCAAATGGCACCACAGATTCGTCTGGTACAAGGAAATGATACGTTAATGTCAGAAAAGATCCAGTCAACGATCGTAAATACGATTCCTTTATGGAAAAGTCAAATGGTCATTGCACTTGGGTTAAATCATTCCATCCAAGCTGCGAAAGCACAGCATGAAGTGACTGATATGACCAATGCATTATTAAAGAAGAATGCAGAGAATTTAAAACTTGCCACGGTTGAGACCGCAAAGGAATCAGAACGCGGAATCGTTGATATCGAGACATTAAAGACAACGAATGAAACTTTAATCTCTACATTAGATGAAGTAATGAGAATTCAATCTGAAGGCAGAGAGAAACGTAAAGCAGCAGAAGCAGAGCTTAGCAATATTGAAAATCAATTAAAAGATAAATTATTACAGATCAATCATTAGTATTAGGAAGGACCAAGAGTTTGAACGAAAAACATAAAATCTTAAAACATTATTTTGGTTATGACGGATTTCGAGAAGGTCAGGAAGTATTGATTGATAGTATACTGGCAGGAAAAGATACAGTTGGAATTATGCCGACAGGAGCAGGAAAGTCCATCTGTTATCAAGTGCCTGCGCTTATGATGACGGGGATTACATTAGTAATATCCCCGTTAATTTCATTAATGCAGGATCAGGTA carries:
- a CDS encoding tellurite resistance protein, producing MMEDMKDMIGQAPTLTFEPFADTKEEVAVQQEQQAPVFDESSLTAEEQQMVSDFASQIELTNSNVILQYGAGAQKKIADFSENALNKVKTKDLGEVGDMLSGVVTELKSFDIEEEEKGGFLGFFKKKANKVTALKAKYAKAEVNVTNITKALESHQIQLLKDVAMMDQMYELNKTYFKELNMYIIAGKKKLEQVQTTELPRLQQQAQATGLPEDAQAANDLAGLCNRFEKKIHDLELTRMISIQMAPQIRLVQGNDTLMSEKIQSTIVNTIPLWKSQMVIALGLNHSIQAAKAQHEVTDMTNALLKKNAENLKLATVETAKESERGIVDIETLKTTNETLISTLDEVMRIQSEGREKRKAAEAELSNIENQLKDKLLQINH
- a CDS encoding transcriptional regulator, AraC family; amino-acid sequence: MSNTGISQKFLFESNQYSDFLRQFSPTSIDLDHSIQQSCLMKFKKNDTLYKLVLNGDLDAVTHELDYESSNMLSIYSKNPIDNRRISMTNSLHTIAYLLSMQGMDQDRICSLLIPYLQLLSSLKTVNELNRLYRYAILSFTRFKKNHNEYLTLNEPTRDCIHYISNHLHEPITLSQLSAISNLSLRQINRNFHAAFQCSPGNYILSERLEASKTLLITTTQSIVDIASALSFCSESYYIKLFKNYTGISPKQFRQIHKLF
- a CDS encoding permease, yielding MNKNNSINTNDMKKTLFYITFTVCLLVGLLNIEVILNLFQYIIRLLGPFILGACIAFVVNIPMRIVENKLQKYCKKNFIGKHSRPISILITFIFIFTLLFVVSVLIVPEIINTLSGIMKAIPDYAEDINNRINHLAKEYPAIRDFINKLDIDWAKAGREAIHFFQNIANGIVLSGIDIIGNIVNGLMKFFIGFIFSVYLLVQKESLKRQGKQVLFAYLKEKHATHFCSFCRLTNRTFSNFISGQCTEALIIGGLFFVVLNLLQFPYALLISVFIALMSLIPIFGSYISSYTSAFLILMVNPWQALLFLLVFAVVQQFDSMFIYPHIVGGSVGLPSMWVIVAVTLGGSLMGIIGMLIFIPLFSIFYTLLRMNVYHRLKTKNLKISE
- a CDS encoding hemerythrin-like protein CA_C0069, which gives rise to MVDFKFNWQEELEVDFPDINEQHKELFRIGRDMEQLLIRYCIGVQTSELLEIVGDLRNFVSYHFYFEEEIMLAAGYEDFENHKKGHDDFLNKINSIDLPSLASNPYIGINKIRDDLVDYVFQHMMCDDVKMVDAVIKKAE